Genomic DNA from Comamonas resistens:
GCGCAATCGCTCCGAAATCACGCAGAACGCCAACGCGGCATTGCAGGGACAGCGCGTGGTGGCGGTTCCCGAGTACACCAGCACCTTGCACGCACGTTGGATGCCGCGCGGCGATGTCACCGTGCATGGCGTGCTGCGCCATGTGGGTCGCGCGCCCATCAATGCCGGCAATACCGAATGGGCCGGCAGCTATCACTGGCTGGACCTGGGCCTGCAATACCGCCTGCCGGCCAGCGTGGCACGCCATGCCAGCCTGAGTCTGTGGCTGCGCAACGCTGCCAACGCGCGCTATGCCAGTATCACCACCATGATCGGTGGCCAGCGTCTGGTCGCGCCCGGCGCGCCGCGCAGCGTGCAACTGGGCCTGCAGTTTTCACTTTGATTCTTGGGAGTCCTCATGTCTGTGTTCAAGACGCGTAAAAACATCATCGCGCGCATTCTGTGCACCACGGCCGCCGCCTGGCTGCTCTGTGCCAATCCGGCCCATGCGCATAACGTCTGGCTGGAGCCAGATGCGCAGGGCGGCTATGTCATGCAATTCGGCGGCCATGAGGGCCTTGCCGAAACCTTTGACCCCGCCAAGCTGCAGCGCGTACATGCCTATGACCTGCGCGGGCGCGAGGTGGGCTGCGATGTGCAGAACCTGCAAGGCGGCATCCGCGTCAAGCCCGATGCCAAGGCTGCGCTGATCGCGGTGGAGCTGGATAACGGCTACTTCAGCAGCACCAGGCCCGAAGGCGCCATGCTGCCCCTGCCCATGGACAAGAACCCCGGCGCAGTGCACGGCGTGCATGCGCGCAAGTTTCACAAGACCGTGGTGCAGTGGGGTGCCGTCATGCAAAAGCCGTTGGGCCAGATGTTCGAAGTGGTGCCGCTCCAGGGCCAGGCGCCCCATGCCGGTCAGCCGCTCAGGCTGCAGGTGCTGCTGGATGGCAAGCCGCAGGCGGGGGTACGCCTGTCCTGGGGCGAAAACGGCTCGCCCGCGATGACGGATGCACAGGGCCAGGCTCTCATGACGCCCGCTGCAGGCAACAACACTTTGCAGGCCATCCTGCGCCAGCCGGTGCAGGGTGATGCCAGGACGACGCAAAACAGCTACGAGTACCTGCTGCGCTTTGCCGCGCATTGATTGCCAGGCACCTCAACAGTGCCTGATGTGCGGAATGCGGCTGGAAAAGCCTGCATCTGGTGCATGCGCAAGATTTGGCACAGCAATGGTGCTGCCGCAAGGGGTGGACTGATCGCGCTGCGGCATCGCCGCGTAGGGTGAGTGAGGAAAGCAGCAGGGCCCTGAGCGGCAACCGAACTGCGGATGTTGCTGGCACGGTACTTGCATTTGAGGAGATGCGGTCAATCGTGACCGAACAAAACCTCCCGGGAGTGCTGAAATGAATCGTCGCGGAACCCTCACTACACTGGCTGCATCCCTGGCTTTGGGCCTGGGCCTGAACTCGCAGGTGTTGGCAGCAGACACCATCAAGGTCGGGGTGCTGCACAGCCTCTCTGGCACCATGGCGATCTCCGAAACCGTGCTCAAGGACACGGTGCTGATGGCCATCGACGATATCAACGCCAAGGGCGGTGTGCTCGGCAAGAAGCTCGAGCCCGTGGTGGTGGACCCCGCCTCCAACTGGCCGCTGTTTGCGGAAAAAGCCAAACAGCTGATCACGCAGGATAAGGTGGCCGTGGTCTTCGGCTGCTGGACCAGCGTCTCGCGCAAGTCGGTGCTGCCGGTGTTCGAGCAGAACAACGGCCTGCTGTTCTACCCCGTGCAGTACGAGGGCGAGGAACTCTCCAAGAACGTCTTCTACACCGGCGCTGCGCCCAACCAGCAGGCGATTCCCGCCGTCGAGTACCTGATGAGCAAGGAAGGCGGCGGTGCCAAGCGCTTTGTGCTGCTGGGCACGGACTATGTGTATCCACGCACCACCAACAAGATTCTGCGTGCCTTTCTCAAGAGCAAAGGCGTGAAGGATTCCGACATCATGGAGACCTACACGCCGTTCGGTCACAGCGACTACCAGACCATCGTGGCCGATGTGAAGAAGTTCTCCACCGGTGGCAAGACGGCCGTGATCTCGACGATCAACGGCGACTCCAATGTG
This window encodes:
- a CDS encoding DUF4198 domain-containing protein — its product is MSVFKTRKNIIARILCTTAAAWLLCANPAHAHNVWLEPDAQGGYVMQFGGHEGLAETFDPAKLQRVHAYDLRGREVGCDVQNLQGGIRVKPDAKAALIAVELDNGYFSSTRPEGAMLPLPMDKNPGAVHGVHARKFHKTVVQWGAVMQKPLGQMFEVVPLQGQAPHAGQPLRLQVLLDGKPQAGVRLSWGENGSPAMTDAQGQALMTPAAGNNTLQAILRQPVQGDARTTQNSYEYLLRFAAH
- the urtA gene encoding urea ABC transporter substrate-binding protein — encoded protein: MNRRGTLTTLAASLALGLGLNSQVLAADTIKVGVLHSLSGTMAISETVLKDTVLMAIDDINAKGGVLGKKLEPVVVDPASNWPLFAEKAKQLITQDKVAVVFGCWTSVSRKSVLPVFEQNNGLLFYPVQYEGEELSKNVFYTGAAPNQQAIPAVEYLMSKEGGGAKRFVLLGTDYVYPRTTNKILRAFLKSKGVKDSDIMETYTPFGHSDYQTIVADVKKFSTGGKTAVISTINGDSNVPFYKELGNAGLKAKDVPVVAFSVGEEELRGVDTKPLVGHLAAWNYFMSVKNPTNTAFITQWGDYAKAKNIAGHKDKPLTNDPMEATWVGIHMWKQAVEKAKSTDTDKVIAAMAGQTFIAPDGFTVKMDEKNHHLHKPVMVGEIKGDGQFSVVWKTKGPIKAQPWSPYIDGNDKKKDEPTK